Proteins found in one Ovis canadensis isolate MfBH-ARS-UI-01 breed Bighorn chromosome 20, ARS-UI_OviCan_v2, whole genome shotgun sequence genomic segment:
- the LOC138425590 gene encoding tripartite motif-containing protein 26-like, with the protein MSFILMLNKSTVSGFPSYPLRRSFVLRRSALQGSSAAVLAAASPLRKLEDEVLCSVCLDYLKDPVTIDCGHVSCSHRIIKVCESAQQPLCCSLCKTAFKKENIRHVWQMASIVENIWRMKADEERQPREDRPLAQRAEQLCGQHLEKLHYYCKDDQRIVCVTCRESQEHRHHAAALLEKAAQLYQAKFQSHKQDRASVFEQGHQFLREREKYLLEWLEGTEQQLTGGRNSHVAKGSEEVIRLETLISELEKKARQPALELLQDPSDRTSRYPQKKFWIEKPVSPAIRKRMEEFSDKCLCLEKGLRGFHGKLMRDLEYKTMRSILNSRPANGYLAVSPDGKSMVFTGLWLNKCQCGQQFDLEPGVLGSKGFTWGRVYWEVKVDRIWWEAEEEEETMRYRVGSRGVFGSNNLGGFTGITDGYHSPGYREENEELEGERSQENRIWPKFCLVGVARESVVRRGFLNFTPEEGSGLCSCPQLGCLYAAARGPSRSCPTAPGRLELLWIMMVGR; encoded by the exons atgagtttcaTTTTAATGTTGAATAAATCCACAGTTTCTGGTTTTCCTTCGTATCCTCTTAGAAGGTCATTTGTTTTGAGAAGGAGCGCTCTGCAGGGTTCCAGCGCTGCTGTCTTGGCCGCTGCCTCTCCTCTGAGGAAACTGGAGGACGAGGTGCTGTGCTCTGTCTGTCTTGACTACTTGAAAGACCCCGTTACCATCGACTGTGGTCACGTCTCCTGCTCTCACCGCATCATTAAGGTCTGTGAATCTGCTCAGCAGCCGTTATGTTGTTCTCTCTGCAAGACAGCCTTTAAGAAAGAGAATATCCGCCACGTGTGGCAGATGGCCAGTATAGTGGAGAACATCTGGAGGATGAAAGCAGATGAGGAGAGACAACCCAGGGAGGACCGACCACTCGCGCAGAGAGCGGAGCAGCTGTGCGGGCAGCATTTGGAGAAGCTGCATTACTACTGCAAGGATGACCAGCGGATAGTGTGTGTCACGTGTCGGGAGTCCCAGGAGCACAGGCACCACGCTGCTGCTCTGCTGGAGAAGGCTGCGCAGCTTTATCAG GCAAAATTCCAGAGCCACAAACAAGACAGAGCATCAGTGTTTGAGCAGGGCCATCAGTTcctgagagaaagggagaagtaCCTGTTGGAGTGGCTGGAGGGAACGGAGCAACAGCTCACTGGAGGGAGGAACAGCCATGTTGCCAAGGGCTCTGAGGAGGTCATCCGGCTGGAGACCCTGATTTCTGAGTTAGAGAAGAAGGCTCGGCAGCCAGCACTTGAACTTTTGCAG gACCCAAGTGACAGAACAAGCAG ATACCCTCAGAAGAAGTTCTGGATTGAAAAGCCTGTCAGTCCTGCAATCAGAAAACGGATGGAAGAATTTTCAGATAAATGTCTTTGTTTAGAGAAAGGACTCAGAGGATTCCATG GAAAATTGATGAGGGATCTGGAATATAAGACAA TGAGGAGCATCCTGAATTCCCGGCCAGCCAATGGCTACCTCGCAGTGTCTCCAGATGGGAAGAGTATGGTGTTCACTGGCTTGTGGTTGAACAAATGCCAGTGTGGTCAGCAATTTGAtctggagcctggggtgctgggcAGTAAGGGCTTCACATGGGGCAGAGTATACTGGGAAGTGAAAGTGGACAGGATCTGGTgggaagcagaggaagaagaagaaacaatgaGATACAGGGTTGGAAGCAGAGGTGTGTTTGGCAGTAACAATCTTGGTGGATTTACAGGCATCACTGATGGGTATCATTCTCCTGGATACAGAGAGGAGAATGAGGAGCTGGAGGGGGAACGGTCTCAGGAAAATAGAATATGGCCAAAATTCTGCCTGGTGGGGGTGGCAAGAGAGTCAGTGGTGAGAAGGGGATTTCTCAACTTCACCCCCGAGGAGGGGTCTGGACTCTGCAGCTGTCCTCAGCTGGGGTGTCTATATGCAGCAGCCCGGGGCCCTTCTAGATCCTGTCCCACTGCCCCCGGTAGATTGGAGTTGCTCTGGATCATGATGGTGGGAAGGTAA